From Aedes albopictus strain Foshan chromosome 1, AalbF5, whole genome shotgun sequence, one genomic window encodes:
- the LOC134289664 gene encoding uncharacterized protein LOC134289664: MEEQRQLQLTNRRTTLMASLGRAEQFVSKYQADRDQAQVPLRIENIDNVWMGLEDVQTQLEELEITEEGREQNNQIRSKFESVYFKVKAALNSLLPANPIQTPSAIPNPPANLLSGIKLPTISLPEFDGDYNQWLAFHDTFVALIHSNADVPDVQKFHYLRAALKGEAAQLIESIAISSANYTVAWQTLTTRYANDYLLKKRHLQALLDCPRMKRESAEALHSLVDEYQRHTKILRQLQEPVDQWSTILEHLLCIRLDDGTLKAWEDHATTVANPNYTCLVDFLQRRIRVLESMSVNHQSHNSQTPVNQVPLHRKSMLHKVATHTVAEEQPKCYACNQYHFLIKCPRFEQMNVSDRMRLVDNNRLCQNCFRHDHFARNCQSKYSCRHCQRRHHTLLHHTNSFNESTLQASSSRFANQPIHAPNPSSNRNNAPSTTYTCASSTSHANDPAPTSNSNVLLSTVVLLIIDSNGNAHPARALLDNGSQSNMMSERLCQMLKLKRRVVNIPVHGVGESASNVKHSVRSSIRSRRNDFQIDLDFLVLPRVTIDLPAETFPASNWRIPSDLFLADPSFNKTGAIDLLLGAEHFYNFVNTGTQIEQDQKPLLVESVFGWIVVGRTQFPSAPQPTVCHVSVSDPLHDAVERFWKIKEVSNTSNYSVVEQQCESHFVENVTRTPEDRNMFCLPRHSERRLPRDPNMKQEFLNPHSEYESLDHPRIVHSNEPEPPQTYIPHPPVGKESHTTTKVGPEVQGEMLTLIPTNPHVLPTLADASEQAHRACTYTRSTDSNGGIDDQPIAAKSSVAPLKLLSIPRFELSAAVLAARLRAETLEALTMSIDSSYFWSDSSVTLEWLRSPPHVWKIFIANRLSKIQTTNQGSEWNHVAGIHNPADLIARGMKVKEFLSSHLWHYGSSWLCRRREQWPSAPKTDNLPDDILGRRVTVAALQTRSNVNEISLRRSPYWRLQRVTACCLRFTNACRRRRSSDQPEGSTALTVEELSKSRLKLEKLSQWNSLAEEFNDLGRRKPVSKRSNLRLLSPFLDSDGIIRVGERLNLLDQPYHTKHPILLPSSHPFTRSVAHYHLKLLHGGGRVTFATMRQEYWPIQDRRLLNTVLRRCFQCTRASPTPATTRSFQEQVQRFWYLWRTEYFHELQKKSSKTTSSTAYQPGRMVILVDESLPPTRWPLARTTESHPGRDGITRTVTVKTSEGIHPTTRLC; encoded by the coding sequence ATGGAGGAACAACGCCAGCTTCAGCTAACCAACCGCCGAACGACCCTCATGGCCTCACTGGGGAGAGCCGAGCAGTTTGTGTCGAAATACCAAGCCGACCGTGATCAAGCCCAAGTACCGCTACGCATCGAGAACATCGACAACGTGTGGATGGGACTGGAGGATGTTCAAACGCAACTTGAAGAACTGGAGATCACCGAAGAAGGTAGGGAGCAGAACAATCAAATCCGTTCAAAGTTCGAGTCCGTTTACTTCAAAGTGAAGGCTGCTCTAAATTCCCTCTTACCCGCTAATCCAATCCAAACTCCAAGCGCAATCCCTAACCCTCCCGCCAATTTGCTTTCTGGCATCAAGCTTCCGACCATTTCGTTGCCAGAGTTCGATGGCGACTATAATCAATGGCTGGCTTTTCATGACACGTTTGTTGCCCTGATACACTCTAACGCTGACGTCCCCGATGTGCAAAAATTCCATTATCTCCGCGCCGCCTTGAAAGGTGAAGCGGCCCAGCTGATTGAATCGATCGCAATTAGCTCTGCCAATTATACCGTCGCCTGGCAGACGCTTACCACCCGCTACGCCAACGACTACCTGCTCAAAAAGCGCCACTTGCAAGCCCTCCTAGATTGTCCCCGCATGAAAAGAGAATCCGCCGAAGCCCTGCATAGTCTTGTTGATGAATACCAACGCCATACTAAAATTCTCCGCCAACTCCAAGAACCCGTTGATCAATGGAGCACGATACTCGAACACTTGCTCTGCATCCGCCTTGACGATGGTACCCTCAAGGCCTGGGAAGATCACGCTACTACCGTCGCTAACCCAAACTACACCTGTCTCGTAGATTTTCTACAGCGTAGGATCCGTGTTCTTGAATCGATGTCCGTCAACCACCAGTCGCATAACTCGCAAACGCCCGTCAATCAAGTCCCTCTCCACCGAAAGTCGATGCTCCACAAAGTTGCCACCCACACCGTCGCCGAAGAACAGCCCAAATGCTACGCTTGCAACCAGTACCACTTTCTCATTAAATGTCCCCGCTTCGAGCAAATGAACGTGTCTGACCGCATGAGATTAGTCGACAACAATCGTCTTTGTCAGAATTGTTTCCGCCACGATCACTTTGCTCGAAACTGCCAGTCAAAATATTCCTGCCGACACTGCCAAAGAAGACATCACACCTTGTTGCATCACACCAACAGCTTCAATGAATCCACTCTCCAAGCATCATCATCGCGATTCGCCAATCAACCCATTCATGCACCCAATCCGTCGTCGAATCGAAACAATGCTCCATCCACTACCTACACATGCGCGAGCTCCACCTCGCATGCAAACGATCCCGCGCCTACATCGAATTCCAACGTTCTGCTTTCCACCGTCGTTCTATTGATCATCGATTCGAATGGTAATGCTCACCCTGCACGTGCATTGTTGGATAACGGCTCTCAATCTAACATGATGAGCGAGAGGCTGTGCCAGATGTTGAAATTGAAGCGACGTGTCGTAAACATCCCCGTCCATGGTGTAGGTGAATCAGCCTCTAATGTGAAGCACAGCGTTCGCTCCTCCATTCGCTCCAGAAGGAATGATTTCCAAATCGACCTCGATTTTCTAGTCCTGCCTCGTGTCACAATAGACCTGCCCGCTGAGACGTTTCCAGCCAGCAACTGGCGAATTCCAAGCGATTTGTTCCTAGCCGACCCCAGTTTCAACAAAACCGGGGCAATTGATTTGCTTCTGGGAGCGGAACATTTCTACAATTTCGTCAACACTGGGACACAAATCGAACAGGATCAAAAGCCTCTGCTAGTCGAGAGTGTCTTTGGATGGATTGTTGTCGGAAGAACCCAATTTCCGTCCGCCCCACAGCCAACGGTATGCCATGTGTCCGTATCAGATCCCCTCCATGACGCCGTCGAACGTTTCTGGAAAATTAAGGAAGTTAGTAACACGTCCAACTACTCCGTCGTAGAGCAGCAATGTGAATCGCATTTCGTCGAAAATGTTACCCGCACCCCCGAAGATCGGAACATGTTTTGCCTTCCACGCCACTCCGAGAGACGATTACCACGAGATCCCAATATgaagcaggagttcctgaatcccCACTCTGAGTATGAATCCCTAGATCACCCACGCATTGTTCATTCGAACGAACCCGAACCTCCGCAGACCTACATTCCCCATCCCCCGGTGGGGAAGGAATCACATACCACTACAAAGGTGGGACCAGAAGTGCAAGGCGAAATGCTCACTCTCATCCCCACGAATCCACACGTACTCCCCACGCTTGCCGACGCTTCCGAGCAAGCACACAGAGCATGCACCTACACAAGATCCACCGATTCCAATGGTGGAATTGACGACCAGCCAATAGCGGCCAAATCAAGTGTTGCGCCTCTCAAACTCCTTTCGATTCCACGCTTTGAACTATCGGCCGCCGTGCTTGCTGCTCGACTACGCGCTGAAACCCTCGAAGCACTCACCATGTCCATCGATTCATCCTACTTCTGGTCCGACTCGTCAGTCACACTCGAATGGTTACGCTCCCCTCCGCATGTTTGGAAAATCTTCATCGCCAATCGACTATCGAAAATTCAAACTACGAACCAAGGATCGGAATGGAACCATGTTGCAGGAATCCACAACCCGGCAGACCTAATTGCGAGAGGAATGAAGGTGAAAGAGTTTCTGAGCAGTCATCTGTGGCACTACGGTTCATCCTGGTTGTGTCGTCGAAGAGAGCAGTGGCCAAGTGCACCAAAAACGGACAACCTTCCTGACGACATTCTGGGGAGGCGAGTAACGGTGGCGGCCCTCCAAACCAGGTCAAACGTCAACGAAATATCCCTACGAAGATCACCCTACTGGAGACTGCAACGAGTAACTGCCTGCTGCCTACGGTTCACCAACGCTTGCAGACGACGAAGGTCATCCGATCAACCAGAAGGAAGCACCGCTCTCACCGTGGAGGAACTATCGAAATCTCGCCTGAAGCTGGAAAAGTTATCCCAATGGAATTCTTTAGCGGAGGAGTTTAATGATTTGGGTAGAAGGAAGCCAGTTTCGAAACGGTCTAATTTGCGCTTGTTGAGTCCATTCCTTGATTCCGACGGAATCATTCGAGTTGGGGAAAGACTAAACCTCTTAGATCAGCCATACCACACCAAGCATCCAATCCTACTACCCAGTTCCCATCCATTCACACGTTCTGTTGCCCACTACCACCTCAAACTGCTGCACGGTGGCGGCCGTGTAACATTCGCAACAATGCGGCAAGAATATTGGCCTATCCAAGATCGACGACTGCTAAACACCGTCCTGCGACGATGTTTCCAATGCACACGTGCATCTCCAACACCGGCAACTACCAGAAGCTTCCAGGAGCAGGTCCAACGTTTCTGGTATCTGTGGCGAACGGAGTATTTCCACGAATTGCAAAAGAAAAGCAGCAAAACAACATCGAGTACTGCCTATCAACCTGGAAGAATGGTTATTCTGGTGGACGAATCTCTTCCACCAACAAGATGGCCACTAGCAAGGACCACCGAATCGCATCCAGGACGAGACGGAATCACAAGAACCGTTACAGTCAAAACCAGCGAAGGGATCCATCCAACGACCAGACTTTGTTGA